From a region of the Burkholderia lata genome:
- a CDS encoding penicillin-binding protein 1A: protein MHPFQPSSTRVNRRNVSSVRDFCARWVARAQPVAAAAVARVKPLAATAWHHVRHPTRRGVLLAGAAVPTLFVVYVVVLIPFTPGIGDIRKARVDQPAQVLSADGKLLAEFKPSNREWVPLKQISPHMVDALIATEDHRFYEHHGLDWKRTASAALHTFSGSRQGGSTITQQLARNLYPDEIGRAPTLTRKVKEAITALKIEAVYSKDQILETYLNTVPFLYNAYGVEMAARTYFDKSADELDVLDSATLVGMLKGNSYYNPVLNPERALQRRNTVLGQMVKYGKLSPAQFTQLQRRPLRIDFERQKEPPGPAPHFAQQLRKWLIAWADRNDYNIYADGLIVRTTIDSRLQQMATQALTLQGNQLQGIANNAWSGRDGCGTDNEVFRTFMRESPEYKAAQDAGKDDAAAMKLLAADRGFMRALCKTKTDVQAGFLAIDPRDGQIRAWVGSRDFTNEPFDHVAQARRQPGSTFKPFVYGVAFANGMKPDDTFIDQPVEIPLKGGEIWRPNDDVPPTGKPMTLRDAVALSRNRITAQVMEKVGPASVARLARDMGVRESPLERVPSLALGTSPVTLKEMVASYATIANGGLYVEPQMVTRIENRQGDVLAEYAPAPPERALDAETDKTLLSVMRDVVTRGTGGSIRTRFGIRGDVAGKTGTTQDNADGWFILMQPGLVAGAWVGFDDGRVTLRSDYWGQGAHSALPIVGDFFQRAQRARIVDTKAKFDTEPSPGWFASLRERVTDLFDTWFPPETKKAPAPVRTQRVERAPEADTGAASAASDASAPEAASGGIVEEWVPASEVAASAAALSAGASQPQIAQPPAGASATGGSSAGLGAAPAATPSAAPAQPPVPAAPDATGPSQ, encoded by the coding sequence ATGCACCCTTTTCAGCCGAGCTCCACCCGCGTGAATCGCCGAAACGTGTCGTCAGTGCGTGACTTCTGTGCCAGATGGGTCGCGCGCGCCCAACCCGTCGCGGCTGCCGCCGTCGCGCGGGTCAAGCCTCTCGCCGCCACCGCGTGGCACCATGTCCGTCACCCGACCCGCCGCGGCGTGCTGCTCGCCGGCGCCGCCGTGCCGACGCTGTTCGTGGTGTACGTGGTCGTGCTCATCCCGTTCACGCCGGGCATTGGCGACATCCGCAAGGCACGCGTCGACCAGCCCGCGCAGGTGCTGTCCGCCGACGGCAAGCTGCTGGCCGAATTCAAGCCGTCGAACCGCGAGTGGGTGCCGCTCAAGCAGATCTCGCCGCACATGGTCGACGCGCTGATCGCGACCGAGGATCACCGTTTCTACGAACACCACGGCCTCGACTGGAAGCGCACGGCATCGGCCGCACTCCATACGTTCTCGGGCAGCCGCCAGGGCGGCTCGACGATCACGCAGCAGCTCGCGCGCAACCTGTACCCGGACGAGATCGGCCGCGCGCCGACGCTCACGCGCAAGGTGAAGGAGGCGATCACCGCGCTGAAGATCGAGGCGGTCTACAGCAAGGACCAGATCCTCGAGACCTACCTGAACACGGTGCCGTTCCTGTACAACGCGTACGGCGTCGAGATGGCCGCGCGCACCTATTTCGACAAGTCGGCCGACGAGCTCGACGTGCTCGACAGCGCGACGCTCGTCGGGATGCTGAAGGGCAACAGCTACTACAACCCGGTGCTGAATCCCGAGCGCGCGCTGCAGCGGCGCAACACGGTGCTCGGCCAGATGGTGAAGTACGGCAAGCTGTCGCCCGCGCAGTTCACGCAGTTGCAGCGCCGGCCGCTGCGGATCGACTTCGAGCGGCAGAAGGAGCCGCCGGGGCCGGCGCCGCATTTCGCGCAGCAGCTGCGCAAATGGCTGATCGCGTGGGCCGACCGCAACGACTACAACATCTATGCGGACGGGCTGATCGTGCGCACCACGATCGACTCGCGGCTGCAGCAGATGGCGACGCAAGCACTCACGCTGCAGGGCAACCAGCTGCAGGGCATCGCCAACAATGCATGGAGCGGCCGCGACGGCTGCGGCACCGACAACGAGGTGTTCCGCACCTTCATGCGCGAGTCGCCCGAATACAAGGCTGCGCAGGACGCCGGCAAGGACGACGCGGCCGCGATGAAGCTGCTCGCGGCCGACCGTGGTTTCATGCGCGCGCTGTGCAAGACGAAGACCGACGTGCAGGCCGGCTTCCTCGCGATCGATCCGCGCGACGGTCAGATCCGCGCGTGGGTCGGCAGCCGCGATTTCACGAACGAACCGTTCGACCACGTCGCGCAGGCGCGGCGCCAGCCGGGCTCGACGTTCAAGCCGTTCGTCTATGGCGTCGCGTTTGCAAACGGGATGAAGCCGGACGACACGTTCATCGACCAGCCGGTCGAGATCCCGTTGAAGGGTGGCGAGATCTGGCGGCCGAATGACGACGTGCCGCCGACCGGCAAACCGATGACGTTGCGCGACGCGGTCGCGCTGTCGCGCAACCGGATCACCGCGCAGGTGATGGAGAAGGTCGGGCCGGCTTCCGTGGCCAGGCTCGCGCGCGACATGGGCGTGCGCGAAAGCCCGCTCGAACGCGTGCCGTCGCTGGCGCTCGGCACGAGCCCCGTCACGCTGAAGGAAATGGTCGCGTCGTACGCGACGATCGCGAACGGCGGGCTGTATGTCGAGCCGCAGATGGTGACGCGGATCGAGAACCGCCAGGGCGACGTGCTCGCCGAATACGCGCCGGCGCCGCCCGAGCGCGCGCTCGACGCCGAAACCGACAAGACGCTGCTCAGCGTGATGCGCGATGTCGTGACGCGCGGCACGGGCGGCAGCATCCGCACGCGCTTCGGGATCCGCGGCGACGTCGCCGGCAAGACGGGCACGACGCAGGACAACGCGGACGGCTGGTTCATCCTGATGCAGCCGGGCCTCGTCGCCGGCGCGTGGGTCGGTTTCGACGACGGCCGCGTGACGCTGCGCAGCGACTACTGGGGGCAGGGCGCGCACAGTGCGCTGCCGATCGTCGGCGATTTCTTCCAGCGTGCGCAGCGCGCCCGGATCGTCGACACGAAGGCGAAATTCGATACCGAGCCGTCGCCGGGCTGGTTCGCGTCGCTGCGCGAGCGCGTGACGGACCTGTTCGACACGTGGTTCCCGCCCGAGACGAAGAAGGCGCCCGCGCCGGTCAGGACGCAGCGGGTGGAGCGTGCGCCCGAGGCTGATACGGGCGCGGCCTCGGCCGCGTCGGATGCTTCTGCACCCGAAGCGGCATCGGGCGGCATCGTCGAGGAATGGGTGCCGGCGTCCGAAGTGGCCGCGTCGGCCGCCGCGCTGTCGGCGGGTGCATCGCAGCCGCAAATCGCGCAGCCGCCAGCGGGAGCGAGCGCGACGGGCGGAAGCAGCGCGGGCCTCGGCGCCGCACCGGCCGCAACCCCTTCGGCCGCACCGGCTCAGCCACCGGTGCCGGCCGCACCCGACGCGACCGGACCTTCTCAGTAA
- the lhpH gene encoding trans-3-hydroxy-L-proline dehydratase translates to MKITRSLSTVEVHTGGEAFRIVTSGLPRLPGDTIVQRRAWLKENADEIRRALMFEPRGHADMYGGYLTEPVSPNADFGVIFLHNEGYSDHCGHGVIALSTAAVELGWVQRTVPETRVGIDAPCGFIEAFVKWDGEHAGPVRFVNVPSFIWQRDVSVETPSFGTVTGDIAYGGAFYFYVDGAPFDLPVREAAVEKLIRFGAEVKAAANAKYPVVHPEIPEINHIYGTIIANAPRHPGSTQANCCVFADREVDRSPTGSGTGGRVAQLYQRGLLAAGDTLVNESIVGTVFKGRVLRETTVGDIPAVIPEVEGSAHICGFANWIVDERDPLTYGFLVR, encoded by the coding sequence ATGAAAATTACCCGATCCCTTTCCACCGTCGAAGTCCATACCGGCGGCGAAGCGTTCCGCATCGTCACGAGCGGGCTGCCGCGCCTGCCGGGCGACACGATCGTCCAGCGCCGCGCGTGGCTCAAGGAAAACGCCGACGAGATCCGCCGCGCGCTGATGTTCGAACCGCGCGGCCACGCCGACATGTACGGCGGCTACCTGACCGAGCCCGTGTCGCCGAATGCGGATTTCGGCGTGATCTTCCTGCACAACGAAGGCTACAGCGACCATTGCGGACACGGCGTGATCGCACTGTCGACCGCGGCCGTCGAGCTCGGCTGGGTGCAGCGCACGGTGCCGGAAACGCGGGTCGGCATCGACGCGCCGTGCGGCTTCATCGAGGCGTTCGTCAAATGGGACGGCGAGCATGCGGGACCGGTGCGCTTCGTCAACGTGCCGTCGTTCATCTGGCAACGCGACGTGTCGGTCGAGACGCCGTCGTTCGGCACCGTGACCGGCGACATCGCGTACGGCGGCGCGTTCTATTTCTACGTCGACGGTGCGCCGTTCGACCTGCCGGTGCGCGAAGCGGCCGTGGAAAAGCTGATCCGCTTCGGCGCGGAAGTGAAGGCCGCCGCGAACGCGAAGTACCCGGTCGTCCATCCGGAGATTCCGGAAATCAACCACATCTACGGCACGATCATCGCGAACGCGCCGCGCCACCCGGGCTCGACGCAGGCGAACTGCTGCGTGTTCGCGGATCGCGAGGTCGACCGCTCGCCGACGGGTTCCGGCACCGGCGGCCGGGTCGCGCAGCTCTACCAGCGCGGGCTGCTCGCGGCCGGCGACACGCTCGTCAACGAATCGATCGTCGGCACGGTCTTCAAGGGGCGCGTGCTGCGCGAAACGACGGTCGGCGACATCCCGGCCGTGATTCCGGAAGTGGAGGGCAGCGCGCATATCTGCGGGTTCGCAAACTGGATCGTCGACGAACGCGATCCGCTGACCTACGGTTTTCTCGTGCGCTGA
- a CDS encoding branched-chain amino acid ABC transporter substrate-binding protein: protein MRHLVTALSVALAAGALTSAHAQEVVMIGHSAPLTGPQAANGKDNENGARLAVDELNKAGIKVAGKAVTFKLVSDDDQADPKAGVQVAQNLVDKGVVAVLGPYNSGVAIPASRVYSTAGVPMLPVASNPALTKQGFKNIFRIGASDEQLGGTMATFAAKTLNAKTAAVIDDRTAYGQGVAEQFMNVAKANGIKIVDQEYTSSSATDFLGILTKIKASNPDVIFLGGYAAQGAPMAKQMKQRGLRAKLLGGDGICSADMGKVAGDAASIVYCAQGGVALEKTAAGREFLKKYHDTYHTDPQVYGVNYYDGMKLLADAMVKAGTTTDKAKLIAQLAKSDYKGVAGTYSFDANGDLKGAPTTVYVIRNGLPEPYAK from the coding sequence ATGCGACACCTCGTTACCGCGCTCTCGGTGGCTCTCGCCGCCGGCGCGCTGACTTCCGCGCATGCGCAGGAAGTCGTGATGATCGGCCATTCGGCGCCGCTGACCGGCCCGCAGGCCGCGAACGGCAAGGACAATGAAAACGGCGCGCGCCTGGCCGTCGACGAGCTCAACAAGGCCGGCATCAAGGTCGCCGGCAAGGCCGTCACCTTCAAACTGGTTTCCGACGACGACCAGGCCGACCCGAAGGCCGGCGTGCAGGTTGCACAGAACCTCGTCGACAAGGGCGTCGTCGCGGTGCTCGGGCCGTACAACTCGGGCGTCGCGATTCCCGCATCGCGCGTGTACTCGACTGCCGGCGTGCCGATGCTGCCGGTCGCGTCGAACCCCGCGCTGACCAAGCAGGGCTTCAAGAACATCTTCCGGATCGGCGCGAGCGACGAACAGCTCGGCGGCACGATGGCCACTTTCGCCGCGAAGACGCTGAACGCGAAGACCGCCGCCGTGATCGACGATCGCACCGCTTACGGGCAGGGCGTGGCCGAGCAGTTCATGAACGTCGCGAAAGCGAACGGGATCAAGATCGTCGACCAGGAATACACGAGCTCGTCGGCCACCGATTTCCTCGGCATTCTCACCAAGATCAAGGCCAGCAACCCCGACGTGATCTTCCTCGGCGGCTATGCGGCACAGGGCGCGCCGATGGCCAAGCAGATGAAGCAGCGCGGTCTGCGCGCGAAGCTGCTCGGCGGCGACGGCATCTGCTCGGCGGACATGGGCAAGGTCGCGGGCGACGCGGCGTCGATCGTCTACTGCGCGCAGGGCGGCGTCGCGCTCGAGAAGACGGCGGCCGGCCGCGAATTCCTGAAGAAGTACCACGACACGTATCACACCGATCCGCAGGTCTACGGCGTGAACTACTACGACGGGATGAAGCTGCTCGCCGACGCGATGGTCAAGGCCGGCACGACCACCGACAAGGCGAAGCTGATCGCGCAGCTTGCGAAGTCGGACTACAAGGGCGTCGCGGGCACCTATTCGTTCGACGCGAACGGCGACCTGAAGGGCGCGCCGACCACCGTCTACGTGATCCGCAACGGCCTGCCGGAACCGTACGCGAAGTAA
- a CDS encoding FadR/GntR family transcriptional regulator — protein MMSARPDTLEGGFRPLQIYEQVAEKIRDEIRAGRYAAESRLPSERELAGLFQVGRPAVREALGALQNEGLVFTKRNSGTYVVASPLDVLAQRGDTHRASEPDFSPTSTLDVRLILEPAIARLAAAHGRADPGAERYLAQMETITDVDDPHQRALWNESDRLFHRQLALMTGDALMVKIADEVAKTMDQPLWKRLKDDGIYDAGRIRLYVSEHRLIYEAIVSGDADAAAFYVEQHILRVRRDIAPK, from the coding sequence ATGATGTCCGCGCGTCCCGACACACTCGAAGGCGGTTTCAGGCCGCTGCAGATCTACGAGCAGGTGGCCGAGAAGATCCGCGACGAGATCCGCGCGGGGCGCTATGCCGCCGAGTCGCGGCTGCCGTCCGAACGCGAGCTCGCGGGGCTGTTCCAGGTCGGCCGGCCGGCCGTGCGCGAGGCGCTCGGCGCACTGCAGAACGAAGGGCTCGTGTTCACGAAGCGCAATTCGGGCACCTACGTCGTCGCGTCGCCGCTCGACGTGCTCGCACAGCGCGGCGACACGCACCGGGCGTCCGAGCCCGATTTCAGCCCGACGTCGACGCTCGACGTGCGGCTGATCCTGGAGCCAGCGATCGCACGCCTCGCGGCCGCGCACGGCCGTGCCGACCCGGGCGCCGAACGCTATCTGGCTCAGATGGAGACCATTACCGACGTCGACGACCCGCATCAGCGCGCGCTCTGGAACGAGAGCGACCGGCTGTTCCACCGGCAACTCGCGTTGATGACCGGCGACGCGCTGATGGTGAAGATCGCGGACGAAGTCGCGAAGACGATGGACCAGCCGCTGTGGAAGCGGCTGAAGGACGACGGCATCTACGATGCGGGCCGGATCCGGCTCTACGTGTCCGAGCACCGGCTGATCTACGAGGCGATCGTGTCCGGCGACGCCGATGCGGCGGCGTTCTATGTCGAGCAGCACATCCTCCGCGTGCGGCGCGACATCGCACCAAAGTGA
- the lhpI gene encoding bifunctional Delta(1)-pyrroline-2-carboxylate/Delta(1)-piperideine-2-carboxylate reductase, whose amino-acid sequence MTALSPIPVFDAADTAALLDYPALLATLRQAVADYAAGEIVSPERLVVPLQAGGVMLSMPSSARDLATHKLVNVCPGNGARGLPTILGQVTAYDATTGEMRFALDGPTVTGRRTAAITALGIQALHGVAPRDILLIGTGKQAANHAEALAAIFPDARLHVRGTSADSAAAFCAAHRTQAPHLVPLDGDAIPDAIDVVVTLTTSRTPVYREAAREGRLVVGVGAFTADAAEIDANTVRASRLVVDDPAGARHEAGDLIVAQVDWQDVASLADVLRGAFDRSGPLLFKSVGCAAWDLAACRTARDALAARRAG is encoded by the coding sequence ATGACCGCTCTTTCCCCGATTCCCGTTTTCGATGCGGCCGACACGGCCGCGCTGCTCGACTACCCGGCGCTGCTCGCCACGCTCAGGCAGGCCGTCGCCGACTATGCGGCGGGCGAGATCGTCAGCCCCGAACGCCTGGTCGTGCCGTTGCAGGCGGGCGGCGTGATGCTGTCGATGCCGTCGAGCGCGCGCGACCTCGCGACCCACAAGCTCGTGAACGTGTGCCCGGGCAACGGCGCGCGCGGGCTGCCGACGATCCTCGGCCAGGTCACCGCATACGACGCGACCACCGGCGAGATGCGTTTCGCGCTCGACGGCCCGACGGTCACCGGACGCCGCACGGCGGCCATCACCGCGCTCGGCATCCAGGCGCTGCATGGCGTCGCCCCGCGCGACATCCTGCTGATCGGCACCGGGAAACAGGCAGCGAATCACGCGGAAGCGCTCGCCGCGATCTTTCCCGACGCGCGCCTTCACGTGCGCGGCACGAGCGCCGACAGCGCGGCTGCCTTCTGCGCCGCGCACCGCACACAGGCACCGCATCTCGTGCCGCTCGACGGCGACGCGATTCCCGATGCGATCGACGTCGTCGTCACGCTCACGACCAGCCGCACGCCCGTCTATCGCGAAGCCGCGCGCGAAGGCCGGCTGGTGGTCGGCGTCGGCGCGTTCACCGCGGACGCGGCCGAGATCGACGCGAACACCGTGCGCGCCAGCCGGCTGGTCGTCGACGATCCGGCCGGCGCGCGCCACGAAGCCGGCGACCTGATCGTCGCGCAGGTCGACTGGCAGGATGTCGCGTCGCTCGCCGACGTGCTGCGCGGCGCATTCGACCGCAGCGGGCCGCTGCTGTTCAAGAGCGTCGGCTGTGCCGCGTGGGATCTGGCCGCGTGCCGCACCGCGCGCGATGCGCTGGCCGCACGCCGGGCCGGCTGA
- a CDS encoding response regulator transcription factor, translating to MNASQLPAALRVFLVDHAVAVRQRIALLVGAIRGVAVVGEAEDGQDAWMHIRSSQADVVIVDLRLADGSGLDLIGTLSKAAPRIVTIVLTNHSAPAFREACASAGADYFFDKTVEFDAACQVIESLVHTRVHRP from the coding sequence ATGAATGCCAGCCAGTTACCCGCCGCGCTCCGGGTGTTTCTCGTCGATCACGCCGTCGCCGTCCGGCAGCGGATCGCGCTGCTCGTCGGCGCGATCCGCGGTGTCGCCGTCGTCGGCGAGGCGGAAGACGGCCAGGACGCGTGGATGCATATCCGCAGCAGCCAGGCGGATGTGGTGATCGTCGACCTGCGGCTGGCGGACGGCAGCGGCCTCGACCTGATCGGGACGCTGTCGAAGGCCGCGCCGCGCATCGTCACGATCGTGCTGACGAATCACTCGGCGCCGGCATTCAGAGAGGCATGCGCGTCGGCCGGAGCCGACTACTTCTTCGACAAGACCGTCGAATTCGACGCCGCATGCCAGGTCATCGAATCCCTGGTGCACACTCGCGTGCACCGCCCCTGA
- a CDS encoding helix-turn-helix domain-containing protein, with product MSTATPCAADVSITPRPTIPLRAVTRADAAKHPAARCSVCAMRSMCLPPHLTAAEFGRLDSIICTTRQVRQGDALFRTDDPFQSIYAVRAGSFKTVMMHRDGREHVTGFQIAGETLGMDGIGGGQHCCDAIALEDSVVCIIPFGALEAACREIKPMQHFLYQMLSSEIVRESSQMLLLGTMSAEQRVAHFLLNLSSRFEARGYSATEFNLRMTREEIGCYLGMKLETVSRMFSRFHREALVETRGKRVRIIDSQALARV from the coding sequence ATGTCCACAGCCACCCCTTGCGCCGCCGACGTATCCATCACGCCTCGGCCGACGATTCCGCTTCGCGCGGTCACGCGCGCCGACGCCGCCAAACATCCCGCCGCGCGCTGCTCGGTGTGCGCGATGCGTTCGATGTGCCTGCCGCCGCACCTGACCGCGGCCGAATTCGGCCGCCTCGACTCGATCATCTGCACGACCCGGCAGGTACGCCAGGGCGACGCGCTGTTCCGCACCGACGATCCGTTCCAGAGCATCTATGCGGTGCGCGCGGGTTCGTTCAAGACGGTGATGATGCATCGCGACGGCCGCGAGCACGTGACGGGCTTCCAGATTGCCGGTGAAACGCTCGGGATGGACGGCATCGGCGGCGGCCAGCACTGCTGCGACGCGATCGCACTCGAGGACAGTGTCGTGTGCATCATCCCGTTCGGCGCGCTCGAAGCGGCGTGCCGCGAGATCAAGCCGATGCAGCACTTCCTCTACCAGATGCTGAGCAGCGAGATCGTCCGCGAATCGAGCCAGATGCTGCTGCTCGGCACGATGTCGGCCGAGCAACGCGTCGCGCATTTCCTGCTGAACCTGTCGTCGCGCTTCGAGGCGCGCGGCTATTCGGCGACGGAATTCAACCTGCGGATGACGCGCGAGGAAATCGGCTGCTATCTCGGGATGAAGCTCGAAACCGTGAGCCGGATGTTCTCGCGGTTCCATCGCGAAGCGCTGGTCGAAACGCGCGGCAAGCGCGTGCGCATCATCGACTCGCAAGCGCTCGCACGGGTCTGA
- a CDS encoding DUF1488 domain-containing protein produces MTGGQMQIAFPPEPPEYCARDLVVAFSALVDGRCVQCAITAEALEDHFGAPSLLERDLLAAFDAHRSAIEAMARRMLEEIGGRPVLLHSGHFRL; encoded by the coding sequence ATGACAGGCGGACAGATGCAGATTGCCTTCCCGCCGGAACCACCCGAATATTGCGCACGCGACCTGGTCGTGGCGTTTTCGGCACTGGTCGACGGGCGTTGCGTACAGTGTGCGATCACGGCCGAGGCGCTGGAAGATCATTTCGGCGCGCCGTCGCTGCTCGAACGCGACCTGCTGGCCGCATTCGACGCGCACCGGTCGGCGATCGAGGCGATGGCGCGACGGATGCTCGAGGAAATCGGCGGCCGGCCGGTGCTGCTGCACAGCGGCCACTTCCGGCTCTGA
- a CDS encoding DUF488 domain-containing protein, translating to MGIRIIQLGTPRAAGEGLRIGTVRRPPRGVPKAEFASRNYYDVWLPTLSPSPELVAQAQAAETDAEWNAFRRHFRAEMAHGDAPKVLDLLAALSATTAFSIGCYCDDERHCHRSVLRELLAERGAAIEPDAG from the coding sequence ATGGGCATCCGGATCATCCAGCTCGGCACGCCGCGCGCGGCCGGCGAGGGCCTGCGGATCGGGACGGTGCGGCGGCCGCCGCGCGGCGTTCCGAAGGCGGAATTCGCGTCGCGCAACTACTATGATGTATGGCTGCCGACGCTGTCGCCGAGCCCGGAACTCGTCGCACAGGCGCAAGCGGCCGAAACCGATGCCGAATGGAACGCGTTCCGGCGTCACTTCCGCGCGGAAATGGCGCATGGCGATGCGCCGAAGGTGCTCGACCTGCTGGCGGCGCTGTCGGCGACCACCGCGTTCTCGATCGGCTGCTACTGCGACGATGAACGCCATTGCCACCGCAGCGTGCTGCGCGAACTGCTTGCAGAGCGCGGCGCGGCGATCGAGCCGGACGCGGGCTGA
- a CDS encoding amino acid aminotransferase, which produces MFEHIDAYPGDPILTLNENFQKDPRDQKVNLSIGIYFDAEGRIPVMGAVREAETALQRDSGAKPYLPMVGLPAYRDAVQALVFGADHPARAAGRIATLQTLGGSGALKVGADFLKRYFPDSQVWLSDPSWENHRFIFERAGFTVNTYPYYDEATGGLKFDAMLAAIDALPARSIVLLHACCHNPTGVDLDEGQWEKLIDVIEARGLLPFVDMAYQGFGAGLDADAFAVRELARRGVPALVANSFSKNFSLYGERVGGLSVVCEDAAAADRVLGQLAGAVRSNYSNPQTYGAKVVAAVLGTPALRKQWEEELAAMCRRIARMRQSIHDGLRDHVSGEALTRYVKQRGMFTYTGLTESQVDALREVHGVYVLRSGRMCVAGLNDSNVAIVADAIGKVLKSGV; this is translated from the coding sequence ATGTTCGAACACATCGACGCGTACCCGGGCGACCCGATCCTGACGCTCAACGAGAACTTCCAGAAAGATCCGCGCGACCAGAAGGTCAACCTGAGCATCGGCATCTACTTCGACGCCGAAGGCCGGATTCCGGTGATGGGCGCCGTGCGCGAAGCCGAAACCGCGCTGCAGCGCGACAGCGGCGCGAAGCCGTACCTGCCGATGGTTGGCCTGCCCGCGTATCGCGACGCCGTGCAGGCGCTCGTGTTCGGCGCCGATCACCCGGCCCGCGCGGCCGGCCGCATCGCGACGCTGCAGACGCTCGGCGGCTCCGGCGCGCTGAAGGTGGGCGCCGATTTCCTGAAGCGCTACTTCCCGGACTCGCAGGTGTGGCTCAGCGATCCGAGCTGGGAAAACCACCGCTTCATCTTCGAGCGCGCCGGCTTCACGGTGAACACGTATCCGTACTACGACGAAGCGACGGGCGGCCTGAAGTTCGACGCGATGCTCGCGGCGATCGACGCGCTGCCGGCGCGCAGCATCGTGCTGCTGCACGCGTGCTGCCATAACCCGACCGGTGTCGACCTCGACGAAGGCCAGTGGGAGAAGCTGATCGACGTGATCGAGGCGCGCGGGCTGCTGCCGTTCGTCGACATGGCGTACCAGGGCTTCGGCGCGGGCCTCGACGCAGATGCTTTCGCGGTGCGCGAACTGGCTCGCCGCGGCGTGCCGGCGCTGGTCGCGAACTCGTTCTCGAAGAACTTCTCGCTGTACGGCGAGCGCGTGGGCGGCCTGAGCGTCGTCTGCGAGGATGCGGCCGCAGCCGACCGCGTGCTCGGCCAGCTGGCCGGCGCCGTGCGCTCGAACTACAGCAACCCGCAAACCTACGGCGCGAAGGTCGTGGCGGCCGTGCTCGGCACGCCCGCGCTGCGCAAGCAGTGGGAAGAGGAACTGGCGGCGATGTGCCGCCGCATCGCGCGGATGCGCCAGTCGATCCATGACGGCCTGCGCGACCACGTCAGCGGCGAGGCACTCACGCGCTATGTGAAGCAGCGCGGGATGTTTACGTACACGGGCCTGACCGAATCGCAGGTCGACGCGCTGCGCGAAGTGCACGGCGTGTACGTGCTGCGTTCGGGCCGGATGTGCGTCGCGGGCCTGAACGACTCGAACGTCGCCATCGTCGCGGATGCCATCGGCAAGGTGCTGAAGAGCGGCGTCTGA